In Macadamia integrifolia cultivar HAES 741 chromosome 13, SCU_Mint_v3, whole genome shotgun sequence, one DNA window encodes the following:
- the LOC122059719 gene encoding tubulin beta chain: MREILHIQGGQCGNQIGAKFWEVICDEHGIDHTGRYSGDSELQLERINVYYNEASGGRYVPRAVLMDLEPGTMDSLRSGPFGQIFRPDNFVFGQSGAGNNWAKGHYTEGAELIDSVLDVVRKEAENCDCLQGFQVCHSLGGGTGSGMGTLLISKIREEYPDRMMLTFSVFPSPKVSDTVVEPYNATLSVHQLVENADECMVLDNEALYDICFRTLKLANPTFGDLNHLISATMSGVTCCLRFPGQLNSDLRKLAVNLIPFPRLHFFMVGFAPLTSRGSQQYRSLTVPELTQQMWDSKNMMCAADPRHGRYLTASAMFRGKMSTKEVDEQMINVQNKNSSYFVEWIPNNVKSSVCDIPPKGLKMASTFIGNSTSIQEMFRRVSEQFTAMFRRKAFLHWYTGEGMDEMEFTEAESNMNDLVAEYQQYQDATADDEEYEEEEEEEIAA; this comes from the exons ATGCGTGAGATACTTCACATCCAGGGCGGTCAATGTGGGAACCAGATCGGAGCCAAGTTCTGGGAAGTGATCTGTGACGAACACGGCATAGATCACACCGGAAGGTATAGTGGCGACTCTGAACTTCAACTCGAACGGATCAATGTTTATTACAATGAGGCGAGTGGGGGAAGGTACGTTCCACGGGCGGTTCTCATGGATTTGGAGCCCGGGACCATGGATTCACTTCGATCAGGACCTTTTGGTCAGATTTTTCGACCAGATAACTTTGTATTTGGTCAATCTGGTGCTGGGAACAACTGGGCTAAAGGGCATTACACGGAAGGAGCTGAGTTGATTGATTCGGTTCTTGACGTTGTCAGAAAGGAGGCCGAGAACTGCGATTGTTTGCAAG GATTCCAAGTATGCCATTCCTTGGGTGGAGGCACTGGGTCAGGCATGGGAACACTTCTTATCTCGAAGATCAGGGAAGAGTATCCAGATCGTATGATGTTGACTTTCTCTGTTTTTCCATCCCCCAAGGTCTCAGATACTGTCGTAGAGCCGTACAATGCTACCCTCTCGGTACACCAGCTTGTTGAGAATGCTGATGAATGTATGGTCCTAGACAATGAGGCTCTGTATGATATATGCTTCCGCACTCTCAAGCTTGCCAATCCCACAT TTGGTGATCTCAATCACCTCATCTCTGCCACCATGAGTGGTGTTACATGCTGCCTCCGGTTCCCTGGACAGTTGAACTCTGATCTCCGGAAGCTTGCAGTGAATTTGATACCCTTCCCACGTCTCCACTTCTTCATGGTTGGGTTTGCACCCTTGACATCTAGAGGCTCCCAGCAATACAGGTCCCTTACCGTCCCCGAATTGACCCAACAGATGTGGGATTCCAAGAACATGATGTGTGCCGCTGACCCACGACATGGTCGTTACCTTACTGCATCAGCCATGTTCCGTGGTAAGATGAGCACCAAAGAGGTTGATGAACAGATGATCAATGTGCAGAACAAGAATTCCTCCTACTTTGTTGAGTGGATACCCAATAATGTCAAGTCTAGTGTATGTGATATCCCACCAAAGGGTCTAAAGATGGCATCGACATTTATTGGAAACTCAACCTCTATCCAGGAGATGTTCCGAAGGGTTAGTGAACAGTTCACAGCCATGTTCAGGAGGAAGGCTTTCTTGCACTGGTACACCGGTGAGGGCATGGACGAGATGGAGTTCACTGAGGCTGAGAGTAACATGAATGATCTGGTGGCCGAGTACCAGCAGTACCAGGATGCAACAGCAGATGATGAAGAGTacgaggaagaggaagaagaggagatagCTGCATGA